Part of the Labilibaculum antarcticum genome, ACGATTTAGCACGATTTTTCACAAAATGGGACAAGGACTTTGAAATTAAATATGCAACACGCACTTCATTTTCAGACATAAAAAAAGGAAACACCATTTACGTAGGGCGATTTAAAGATCAAAAGAATTTTGTATATCTTTTTAACGAAGCCAATCCCTTTTTTAAAATCAACGGAAAAAAGGTAGAATTTACCGGTCATGCAAGTATTGCTGATACCATAATCTCTACAGACTCAAAAGGAATTGAATTAGATTACACGGTGGTATCCAGAATGCCTGGGCCTAACAATACAGAACAGTTCTTATTCTTTTCCGACCACGATATCGGAGTAATGGCTACCGTGGAATATTTTACCAATGCAGATTCGATTACTGCATTTGCAAATAAATATTTAGATGGGAAACCCTATTTTACAGCCATTTATAAGACAAAAGGGAAAGAGCGTATTAATCTTGACCTAGAAACAATAATGGTTGTGCCGTTCTAATTGGAAACTCACCTCTAAAAAAAAGCATTAAAAAACCCTGAATCGCATTTTGCGATTCAGGGTTTTTTTATTTTCAGTTATACTACGTCTACAATCTCTCTACAAGAAAATAGTAAGCCATTTCCTTCTCTCCTTTATCATTGGTAAAACTTCCGTAAAAATTCATTTTACCTGCCGCCAATTCAATTTCAACCTCAGCAGCTTTATTGTCTTTTGTAAAAGAGCATTTGTACTCTTTTCCATCAACAACAATCATTGGGTTCTTTAAGGATAATGATTTCCCCTCCTCTATCATTTCGGTATGACTGGTCGCTTTTACACCATCAACCGCAGCATCCATTTCCAAATTACTCTCTTCAGGATATCTTGAAATAGTAAACTTGTACTTGCCTGATTTCACAACTTCGGTAAAAAATTCACCTTCGCTAAAAGCATCTCCTTTACGGATATAATTCTGATTCCAAGGAATATTCTGCTCACTGTGCATATCATGACAAGTCAAGTGCATTGGATTTTCATGATCAGATCCTATTTTCATTAATGAATATTCAAAATCCTTCTCGGTACTCGTCCACCATTGATCGTAAAATGAATTCATTTCTGATACAACATCAGGATAGGCATTAGCAACATTCACGTTCTGCCCCGGATCTTCATGAATATCATACAACTCATCACCATTCACCAAACGCCATCGTGTTGTCATTACGCATGAATTTCTGCCTTTTTTTGGCCATTGAATACGCTGAGTATCTGTCACCAACATTCTTTTGTCAAAATCAGTTTTTGACGGTTCATTAAAGATCATATCCTTAAGAGATTTTCCATCCATCTCTGATTCATAGGTGTGTTTCAAATCACACAAATCGACTAATGTTGGTAATAAATCAACATGAGCGGTTAACGAATTAATATCTCTACCTTCTTTAGGCATTGCGTCGGGCCAACTAATAAAACAAGGAACTCGATGACCACCGTCGTATTGACTTCCTTTTATCCCTCTCATTCCAGCATTATAACCAGTTGTTTCACCCGTTTTCTTATCTATATAATAACCTGCAATAGTTCCGTTATCGGTCATGAAAATCAGGATTGTGTTTTTAGAAACGCCTTGTTCTTCCAATTTTTTACGGAATTTTCCCACCTGCTCATCCATCTCAGTAATCATACCATAAAAACGCTTTTGTGCTGGCTTCAAATTGGCATCTTTATACATTTCGTAATACTTCTCTGGCACATTAAATGGACTGTGCGGTGCATTCAACGACAAGTAAAGGAAAAATGGTTTCTCTTTATTTGCTTGAACAAATTTACTCGCTTCCTTAAACCAAACATCTGTGCAATAGCCTTCTACTTTCTCTGGTTCTCCATTTCGAAAATAAGTGTCATCGAAATAATCATTGTTCCAATAATCAGGCGTTTGACCTACGCCACCACCCCCATTATAAAAAGCAGTATCAAAACCTCTATCGTGTGGACGAAATGGGTACATATCTCCCAAATGCCATTTTCCAAACATAGCTGTCGCATAACCATTTTCCGAAAAAACATCAGCAATTGTAGTCTCCTTTTCATTCAATAAAGAACATCCACCAATGGTATGCCATGTTCCATTTCGATTAGAATTACGACCAGTCATTAATCCTCCTCGCGTTGGAGTACATGTGGTTCCTGTATGAAAATTGGTCAAACGAACACTTTCCGAATACAATTGATCAATATTCGGCGTTTTAATAATCGAGTTTCCATGGCAAGCCAAATCGCCATACCCCTGATCATCAGTCATTATTAAAATAACATTTGGTTTTTCAACAGGAGCTTCTGGTTGACAACCCAAAATGGGTAGAGCAATAGTAAGTGCTCTAAATAAGTTTTTTATTTTCATTTTTCTGATATTTGATCTGGTAAATCATCAACACTTAAAAAATAGCTTCTACCCTTTTAAATTTGGATTTAGAAGTATAATTTGCTTGAACGCGATATGGCTTCTTGTTTTTCAAATCGACCATTCTCACGTCCAATTTATTGTTTCCATATCCAGCATAAACAGCAATTTTTTCCTCATGCAAAATGTTCCCATCTTCATCTAAAAATAAGAACTCAATCTTTCTGTTTTGATTGGCTTTATAAGTAAAATCAATAAGTAACGAAGTTCCCTTATTGTTTGCTACAAGCTCTATATTTTCATTAAAAATTGATTCGTTATAAGTAGATTTTATTTTTTGATCCACCTTTATGAGTTGATAGGATCTTACCCAATCGTAGAAAGCAGTATTAATTGAATCGTTCAACAAATCATCTTTTGCAGGAGCTGGTTGCCAATCGTAAGTTTCCGTAACCATGTTAATCTTCATGGGTCTATCGAATGGATGTGATGAAATATCAGTTCTAAACTGAACCGAATCAGCCAACTGATTATCTGCATAAAATACAACTTCCTTGTCATTTTTCCACCAAGCCCCATAGGTATGAAACTCATCAGATACTTCAGAGTTTAGTGTTGTTCCTGTTCCTTTAGACATAAATGTCTCTTTTTGCTCACCAGGTTTCACATATCTAAAATGAGTATTGGAATTCATCCCATTTCGAAACTTCGCATGCACAGTTCCTCCACCAATACATTCCTGAATATCCAATTCCTGA contains:
- a CDS encoding arylsulfatase; translation: MKIKNLFRALTIALPILGCQPEAPVEKPNVILIMTDDQGYGDLACHGNSIIKTPNIDQLYSESVRLTNFHTGTTCTPTRGGLMTGRNSNRNGTWHTIGGCSLLNEKETTIADVFSENGYATAMFGKWHLGDMYPFRPHDRGFDTAFYNGGGGVGQTPDYWNNDYFDDTYFRNGEPEKVEGYCTDVWFKEASKFVQANKEKPFFLYLSLNAPHSPFNVPEKYYEMYKDANLKPAQKRFYGMITEMDEQVGKFRKKLEEQGVSKNTILIFMTDNGTIAGYYIDKKTGETTGYNAGMRGIKGSQYDGGHRVPCFISWPDAMPKEGRDINSLTAHVDLLPTLVDLCDLKHTYESEMDGKSLKDMIFNEPSKTDFDKRMLVTDTQRIQWPKKGRNSCVMTTRWRLVNGDELYDIHEDPGQNVNVANAYPDVVSEMNSFYDQWWTSTEKDFEYSLMKIGSDHENPMHLTCHDMHSEQNIPWNQNYIRKGDAFSEGEFFTEVVKSGKYKFTISRYPEESNLEMDAAVDGVKATSHTEMIEEGKSLSLKNPMIVVDGKEYKCSFTKDNKAAEVEIELAAGKMNFYGSFTNDKGEKEMAYYFLVERL
- a CDS encoding family 16 glycosylhydrolase codes for the protein MIRKYSLLLLFLFIMGAVSADPPIPPKGYRWVLNGTFSDEFNGNKLDSKKWHDTFNGWEGRAPAMFVPEAISVKNGNLEIKSGVLDKPVKDYTIYGGAVSSKSFDAYYGYYECRAKASKIAMSTTFWMSNDKVPYADTEDTRDSYSQELDIQECIGGGTVHAKFRNGMNSNTHFRYVKPGEQKETFMSKGTGTTLNSEVSDEFHTYGAWWKNDKEVVFYADNQLADSVQFRTDISSHPFDRPMKINMVTETYDWQPAPAKDDLLNDSINTAFYDWVRSYQLIKVDQKIKSTYNESIFNENIELVANNKGTSLLIDFTYKANQNRKIEFLFLDEDGNILHEEKIAVYAGYGNNKLDVRMVDLKNKKPYRVQANYTSKSKFKRVEAIF